A part of Rhinatrema bivittatum chromosome 16, aRhiBiv1.1, whole genome shotgun sequence genomic DNA contains:
- the LOC115077442 gene encoding extracellular calcium-sensing receptor-like, which produces MSLLGLVVLLAMPPPLSLSPGCTLRIQKEVGFAQDGDILIGGIIPVHIDWLQSGNQITGQPDLCDALNTKAYGWVQAMVFSINEINQDQTLLPNISLGFQIYDTCYSITRSLKGTMWMLTGQGKPVLNYRLLNQASLVAIIGESRSTSSITIARVLGLYRFPQISYFSTSPLLSDKFQFPSFLRMLPSDDVQALGLAQMVAHFGWTWVGLLSSAGDYGTLGSQLLKEKLSMLGICVAFHETFPLVSSATKIMLIMEMVKGSSAKVILVYSSYSYFMPVIEEIHRLNITDKIWIVSDSWSSVFHLLKKEYTYMLRGTLGFGVHEGEMPGFKEFLLKLHPSTSPSDLFIKSLWKEIFSCHWPDQNNLTTLANVNGSVPRIMCTGAEKLQEFRGQIPREFDTSISYNIYNAVYSIAHALWDMSSCVPGKGPFTNRTCANSHNFKPWQLLHYLRKVHFRNKIGEEIYFDSDGNPPAVYDIINWQQQPDGTIHDVKVGHFDSRAPKGHELSINISVIRWNTQRGEVPRSVCSESCPPGYRKAAQKGRPLCCFDCLPCDEGEISNMTDSNICWQCTSDQWPNERRSECAPKIIEFLSYQEVLGTILATVAICCSIITASILCIFIKYRDTPIAKANNRELSFLLLGALVLSFLCSLLFIGEPQPRTCLFRQFAFGIIFVLCVSCVLAKTIMVVIAFNATKPNSNLRGCLGPQVPFVIISASMLPQVFICGTWLLLCSPFPEKNIKLKIGIIIWQCNECSDVAFWCTLGYMGLLACVSFLVAFLVRKLPESFNEAKWITFSMLVFLSVWLSFIPGYLSTQGKDMVAMEVFGIISSSTGLLVCIFFPKCYIMLLRPDRNTRAQLLGKGSRNKKIKSI; this is translated from the exons ATGTCACTTCTGGGACTGGTGGTTCTGCTGGCGatgccccctcctctctccctgtcCCCGGGCTGCACCCTCCGGATCCAGAAAGAGGTGGGCTTCGCGCAGGACGGGGACATCCTGATTGGAGGAATAATTCCGGTGCACATCGACTGGCTGCAATCAGGGAATCAGATCACTGGACAGCCCGATCTCTGCGACGC ATTAAATACCAAGGCATACGGCTGGGTGCAAGCCATGGTTTTCTCCATCAATGAAATCAACCAAGATCAAACCCTACTCCCCAACATCAGCCTGGGTTTCCAGATCTATGATACCTGCTACTCAATTACTAGATCCCTGAAGGGCACCATGTGGATGTTGACAGGGCAGGGGAAACCTGTCTTGAACTATCGCTTGCTGAACCAAGCATCACTGGTAGCCATCATCGGAGAATCCAGATCCACCTCCTCAATTACTATAGCGAGGGTGCTAGGGCTTTACAGGTTCCCCCAG ATAAGTTATTTTTCAACAAGTCCCCTGCTGAGTGACAAGTTCCAGTTTCCATCCTTTCTCCGGATGCTTCCCAGTGATGATGTCCAGGCCCTGGGGTTGGCCCAGATGGTAGCCCACTTTGGATGGACATGGGTGGGGCTGCTGTCCAGTGCAGGAGACTACGGTACACTGGGATCCCAACTCTTGAAAGAGAAGCTGTCAATGCTGGGCATCTGTGTTGCCTTTCATGAAACATTTCCATTGGTTTCCTCTGCCACAAAAATCATGCTTATCATGGAGATGGTCAAGGGATCATCAGCTAAAGTCATATTGGTTTATTCCTCATACTCTTATTTCATGCCTGTAATAGAGGAAATACACAGACTGAACATTACTGATAAGATATGGATTGTTTCCGACAGTTGGTCAAGTGTTTTCCATCTTTTAAAGAAAGAATACACTTATATGTTGAGGGGTACACTTGGGTTTGGAGTTCATGAAGGTGAGATGCCAGGGTTCAAGGAGTTCCTTCTCAAGCTTCATCCTTCTACCTCTCCCAGTGACCTATTTATCAAATCACTATGGAAGGAGATCTTCAGCTGTCACTGGCCTGACCAGAATAACTTGACCACATTGGCCAACGTGAATGGCAGTGTACCCAGAATCATGTGCACTGGAGCTGAGAAGCTACAAGAGTTCAGAGGTCAAATTCCACGTGAGTTTGACACAAGCATCAGCTACAATATCTACAATGCCGTTTACTCCATAGCTCACGCCTTATGGGATATGAGCTCTTGTGTGCCAGGGAAAGGACCCTTCACCAACAGAACATGTGCCAACAGCCACAATTTCAAACCATGGCAG CTCCTACATTACTTGAGGAAGGTTCACTTCAGAAACAAGATAGGTGAGGAGATATACTTTGACAGTGACGGCAACCCCCCTGCTGTGTATGACATTATcaactggcagcagcagcctgaTGGCACCATCCATGATGTGAAGGTGGGACACTTTGACTCCAGGGCACCCAAAGGGCATGAGCTGTCCATCAACATCAGTGTTATCCGATGGAACACACAACGTGGAGAG GTGCCGCGCTCTGTGTGCAGCGAGAGCTGTCCCCCCGGGTACAGGAAGGCGGCTCAGAAGGGACGGCCCCTCTGCTGCTTCGACTGCCTCCCATGCGACGAGGGAGAGATTTCCAACATGACAG ATTCCAATATTTGTTGGCAATGTACAAGTGACCAGTGGCCTAATGAGAGAAGAAGCGAATGTGCTCCAAAGATAATAGAATTCCTCTCCTATCAAGAAGTCTTGGGTACCATTTTGGCAACTGTTGCCATTTGTTGCTCTATAATCACGGCTTCCATATTGTGCATTTTTATCAAATACCGAGATACCCCTATTGCCAAAGCCAATaaccgggagctctccttccttctcctgggAGCCCTAGTGCTGAGTTTTCTCTGTTCTCTTCTCTTTATTGGGGAACCTCAGCCAAGGACCTGCTTGTTTCGGCAATTTGCCTTTGGCATCATCTTTGTCCTCTGTGTGTCTTGTGTGTTGGCCAAGACCATCATGGTGGTTATCGCCTTCAATGCCACCAAACCCAACAGTAACTTGAGGGGGTGCTTGGGACCCCAGGTGCCCTTTGTGATAATTTCTGCATCCATGCTTCCTCAGGTCTTCATCTGTGGTACCTGGTTATTACTCTGCTCTCCTTTTCCAGAGAAGAACATAAAGCTGAAGATTGGCATTATCATATGGCAGTGCAATGAATGCTCAGACGTTGCGTTCTGGTGCACGCTGGGATACATGGGACTCTTGGCATGTGTCAGCTTCCTAGTGGCCTTCCTTGTACGCAAGTTGCCTGAAAGTTTCAATGAGGCCAAATGGATCACATTTAGCATGCTTGTGTTCCTAAGTGTCTGGCTGTCCTTCATCCCAGGCTATCTGAGCACCCAAGGGAAGGACATGGTTGCTATGGAAGTCTTTGGGATCATCTCTTCCAGCACAGGGTTACTAGtttgcatttttttccccaaatgttACATCATGTTACTGAGACCTGACAGGAATACCAGGGCGCAACTCTTAGGGAAAGGGTCCAGGAATAAGAAGATAAAATCCATCTAA